From the Cyanobacteriota bacterium genome, the window AGTCTCAGAATTTATATAAATAATGACGTCAAAGGAGTTGAACTCTGCGGCGCACTTAAAAATATAATCGCAATTGCAGCTGGCGCATCTGACGCCCTGGAGCTTGGTGAAAGTACCAAAGCTAGTTTAATGTGTCGCGGGCTTCATGAGATGGGTAGATTTCTAGAATTCTATGGCTGCAAAAGTTCTACTTTAATGGGACCTGCTGGCATCGGAGATTTAGTTGCAACTTGTTCTTCCGCTCTTAGTCGCAATTATCGCGTAGGTTATTACCTCAGTAAAGGCAAAACCAAAGAAGAAATCATCAAAAAACTTGGTGAAGTAGCTGAAGGTATCAACACGACTTATGCAGTACAGCAAATTGCACAAGACAAGAATATCGACATGCCAATAGTAGAACAAATCAAAAGACTGCTTGATGGTGAGATTGATGCTGTTACTGCTGTACTTAGTTTAATGCAAAGACCAAATAAATAACAAAAAAAAGCCCCGCAGTTGCGAGGCTTTAAGTAGATAAAATCTAGTCTATGACTATCTTTTAGCTTTTGCTTTTGTTGCTTTTTTAGCAGTTGCATTTTTAGCAGTTGTTTTTTTAACTGCTGCTTTTTTAGCTGCAATTTTCTTTTGAGCTAAAACTGGTGCTTTACCAGTTTGAACTGCCGCTTTAAGCTCAGAACCTGCAGAGAATGCTGGTGCATTTTTAGCAGGGATCTTGATTTTTTGCGTAGGGTTTTGTGGGTTTACACCAACACGTGCCTTACGTTTTCTTCTTTCAAAAGTACCAAAACCTACTAGTGTGATTTTGTTTCCTTTTGATAGTTGACCAGTGATAGTAGCTAAAATTGATTTTAGTACTTCATCGGCCTGAGTTTTAGAAAGTCCAGTTTGTTCTGAAACTGTTTCTATTAATTCTGCTTTATTCATGGTTTTATCTCCTTTTGGTAACCATTTCCCATTATTAAGCCTCAGGGAAGGCACTGATAGAGATAGATACAGAGACCACTCTCAAACAGCTTTACAAGTGTAACCCTTTTGTCACTGAAAGTAAAGCTTTATCGAAAAAACTTTTAGAAAATTTCCTACGAAAATTTCCTACTTCGTTTGGCAGGATGTCTATTTTTTTTCAGCGAAGATCACAAT encodes:
- a CDS encoding HU family DNA-binding protein; translated protein: MNKAELIETVSEQTGLSKTQADEVLKSILATITGQLSKGNKITLVGFGTFERRKRKARVGVNPQNPTQKIKIPAKNAPAFSAGSELKAAVQTGKAPVLAQKKIAAKKAAVKKTTAKNATAKKATKAKAKR